One stretch of Brachyhypopomus gauderio isolate BG-103 unplaced genomic scaffold, BGAUD_0.2 sc190, whole genome shotgun sequence DNA includes these proteins:
- the LOC143502111 gene encoding hatching enzyme 1.2-like — MEPRASLYILALLLGLYQALPLTEPQHVDIISRIITINNGSSEELVEGDIHLPRTRNALVCPSNKCFWQKSSTGVVQVPYVVSNDFSSSDLNVITSAMASFHSKTCIRFVRRTVEPDYISIQNLNGCYSAIGKTGGSQVISLSTSGCVYHGIVEHELNHALGFYHEHTRSDRDKYVRINWENIDPSMQYNFNKANTNNLNTPYDYTSVMHYGRTAFSVNDQDTITPIPDASVAIGQREELSTIDVKRIKILYKC, encoded by the exons ATGGAGCCCAGAGCCTCTCTCTACATTCTAGCCCTGCTGCTGGGTCTCTACCAGGCTCTCCCTCTCACAGAACCTCAGCATGTGGACATCATTTCACGCATTATCACCATCAACAATG GATCTAGTGAAGAGTTGGTGGAGGGAGACATACATTTGCCAAGAACCAGGAATGCTCTGGTCTGCCCGAGTAACAAATGCTTTTGGCAGAAGTCTTCAACAGGAGTAGTGCAGGTCCCTTATGTCGTGAGCAATGATTTCT CTTCTTCTGACCTGAATGTAATTACCAGTGCCATGGCATCCTTCCACAGCAAAACCTGCATTCGCTTTGTTCGCAGAACGGTTGAACCTGATTACATCAGCATTCAGAACCTAAATGG GTGCTACTCTGCTATTGGCAAAACAGGTGGTTCTCAGGTGATCTCTCTCAGCACAAGCGGATGTGTGTACCATGGTATCGTTGAGCATGAGTTGAACCACGCGCTCGGTTTCTACCATGAGCATACCAGGAGCGACCGTGACAAATATGTCAGGATCAACTGGGAAAACATTGACCCATCAATGCAGTACAATTTTAACAAGGCGAACACCAACAACCTCAACACACCATATGACTACACCTCCGTGATGCACTATGGAAGAACTGCTTTCTCTGTTAACGACCAAGACACCATCACTCCTATTCCTGATGCATCAGTGGCGATAGGGCAGAGAGAGGAACTCTCCACCATTGATGTCAAGAGGATCAAAATTCTGTATAAGTGCTAA